Proteins from one Triticum aestivum cultivar Chinese Spring chromosome 7A, IWGSC CS RefSeq v2.1, whole genome shotgun sequence genomic window:
- the LOC123154533 gene encoding uncharacterized protein, with the protein MYRLSLLRRAIALCFFYHALQTIGVRFFPTIQEENDSLAKDFVHGPAKQNLKSLKSNSTELITSGGSSLWDDPYFVSHLTHSGGPNDNYYGLHATMDVYGHELKHGQLSSTTFWINHAGDGKKSSYNAIQVGWHINPERYGDSHPHFYTRWTRDNYDATGCYNMDCPGYIRVDGAIIAPGDAIHPVSNVPDGPRQSITLRVLKDKRSGDWWVYYGFNKIPTGVGYFPRSLFSYLAEKADGMQFGAFVQAKKALPTPPMGSGALPNGGKGRAASFKNIRFIDQDGNSSPIKEDLPMFVTDRKCHSITHIDHAECFYGGPGGCMR; encoded by the exons ATGTATAGGCTTAGTCTACTTCGACGAGCAATTGCCTTATGTTTCTTTTATCATGCTCTTCAAACTATAGGTGTTCGGTTCTTCCCTACCATTCAAGAG GAAAATGATTCACTGGCCAAAGATTTTGTCCATGGTCCAGCCAAACAAAATCTCAAAAGCTTGAAGTCAAACTCCACTGAGTTAATAACTTCTGGAGGTTCTAGTTTATGGGATGATCCCTAT TTTGTGTCACACCTAACACATTCTGGAGGTCCCAATGACAACTATTATGGCTTACATGCCACCATGGATGTGTATGGCCACGAACTAAAACATGGCCAGTTGAGTTCGACTACGTTTTGGATTAATCATGCCGGAGATGGTAAAAAATCAAGCTATAATGCGATTCAAGTTGGCTGGCAT ATTAATCCAGAACGATATGGCGACTCACATCCTCACTTCTACACCCGTTGGACG AGAGATAATTATGATGCAACCGGCTGCTACAACATGGACTGCCCTGGTTACATACGGGTAGATGGCGCTATTATAGCTCCGGGTGATGCTATACATCCAGTTTCTAATGTCCCTGATGGACCTAGACAAAGTATCACTCTGAGGGTGCTAAAG GACAAAAGAAGTGGAGATTGGTGGGTGTATTACGGCTTCAATAAAATCCCCACTGGCGTGGGATACTTCCCTAGGTCGTTGTTTAGCTACTTAGCAGAAAAGGCAGACGGAATGCAATTTGGTGCATTTGTTCAAGCTAAAAAAGCACTTCCAACTCCTCCAATGGGCAGTGGTGCCCTCCCAAATGGTGGTAAGGGTCGCGCCGCATCATTCAAAAACATTAGATTCATTGACCAGGATGGAAATAGCAGCCCGATCAAGGAAGACCTGCCCATGTTTGTTACTGATAGAAAATGTCACTCTATCACCCATATTGATCATGCTGAATGCTTTTATGGTGGTCCTGGAGGGTGTATGAGATAA